Proteins from a single region of Streptomyces spinoverrucosus:
- the recD2 gene encoding SF1B family DNA helicase RecD2, translating to MSTQSAPAPDERRLAVLEGVLERITYANEENGYTVARVDTGRGGGDLLTVVGALLGAQVGESLRMEGRWGSHPQYGKQFTVENYTTVLPATVQGIRRYLGSGLVKGIGPVFADRITQHFGLDTLTIIEEEPKRLIEVPGLGPKRTKKIADAWEEQKAIKEVMLFLQTVEVSTSVAVRIYKKYGDASISVVKNQPYRLAADVWGIGFLTADKIAQSVGIPHDSPERVKAGLQYALSQSTDQGHCFLPEERLIADAVKLLQVDTGLVIECLAELAAPAEDGEDPGVVREKVPGPEDGEPVTAVYLVPFHRAELSLSAQLLRLLRTGEDRMPGFHDVAWDRALAWLKGRTGADLAPEQEAAVKLALTKKVAVLTGGPGCGKSFTVRSIVELARAKKAKVVLAAPTGRAAKRLAELTGAEASTVHRLLELKPGGDAAYDKDRPLDADLVVVDEASMLDLLLANKLVKAVPPGAHLLFVGDVDQLPSVGAGEVLRDLLADGSPVPAVRLTRVFRQAQQSGVVTNAHRINAGQHPVTDGMKDFFLFVEDDTEAAGRLTVDVAARRIPARFGLDPRRDVQVLAPMHRGPAGAGTLNGLLQQAITPGRPEVPEKRFGGRVFRVGDKVTQIRNNYEKGKNGVFNGTVGVVTSLDPVDQRLTVLTDEDEEVPYEFDELDELAHAYAVTIHRSQGSEYPAVVIPVTTGAWMMLQRNLLYTAVTRAKRLVVLVGSRKAIGQAVRTVSAGRRCTALDFRLAEK from the coding sequence ATGTCCACCCAGTCCGCACCCGCCCCCGACGAACGACGACTCGCCGTCCTCGAAGGCGTCCTCGAACGGATCACCTACGCCAACGAGGAGAACGGCTACACGGTCGCCCGCGTCGACACCGGCCGAGGCGGCGGCGACCTCCTCACGGTCGTCGGCGCGCTGCTCGGCGCGCAGGTGGGGGAGTCGCTGCGGATGGAGGGAAGGTGGGGCTCCCACCCGCAGTACGGCAAGCAGTTCACCGTCGAGAACTACACGACCGTCCTCCCGGCCACCGTCCAGGGCATCCGCCGCTACCTCGGCTCCGGGCTGGTCAAGGGCATCGGACCGGTCTTCGCCGACCGGATCACACAGCACTTCGGGCTCGACACCCTCACGATCATCGAGGAGGAGCCCAAGCGCCTCATCGAGGTCCCCGGCCTCGGCCCCAAGCGGACCAAGAAGATCGCCGACGCCTGGGAGGAGCAGAAGGCCATCAAGGAGGTCATGCTCTTCCTCCAGACCGTCGAGGTGTCCACCTCCGTCGCCGTGCGCATCTACAAGAAGTACGGCGACGCCTCCATCTCCGTCGTGAAGAACCAGCCGTACCGCCTCGCCGCCGACGTCTGGGGCATCGGCTTCCTCACCGCCGACAAGATCGCCCAGTCCGTCGGCATCCCGCACGACAGCCCGGAGCGCGTCAAGGCGGGCCTGCAGTACGCCCTTTCACAGTCGACGGACCAGGGGCACTGCTTCCTGCCCGAGGAGCGGCTCATCGCCGACGCCGTCAAACTGCTCCAGGTCGACACGGGCCTCGTCATCGAGTGCCTCGCCGAGCTGGCCGCGCCCGCCGAGGACGGCGAGGACCCCGGTGTCGTACGGGAAAAGGTCCCCGGCCCCGAGGACGGCGAGCCCGTCACCGCCGTCTACCTCGTCCCCTTCCACCGCGCCGAACTCTCCCTCTCCGCCCAGCTCCTGCGTCTGCTGCGTACCGGCGAGGACCGCATGCCCGGCTTCCACGACGTCGCCTGGGACAGGGCACTGGCGTGGCTGAAAGGCCGTACCGGCGCCGACCTCGCCCCCGAGCAGGAGGCCGCCGTCAAGCTGGCGCTGACGAAGAAGGTCGCGGTCCTCACCGGCGGTCCCGGTTGCGGCAAGTCCTTCACGGTGCGGTCGATCGTGGAGCTGGCCCGCGCCAAGAAGGCCAAGGTCGTCCTCGCCGCCCCGACCGGCCGTGCCGCCAAGCGCCTCGCCGAGCTCACCGGCGCCGAGGCCTCCACCGTCCACCGGCTCCTCGAACTCAAGCCCGGCGGAGACGCCGCCTACGACAAGGACCGCCCCCTCGACGCCGACCTCGTGGTCGTCGACGAGGCCTCCATGCTGGACCTCCTCCTCGCCAACAAGCTCGTCAAGGCCGTCCCGCCCGGCGCCCACCTCCTCTTCGTCGGCGACGTCGACCAGCTCCCCAGCGTCGGCGCGGGCGAGGTGCTGCGGGACCTCCTCGCCGACGGCAGCCCCGTCCCCGCCGTCCGCCTCACCCGCGTCTTCCGGCAGGCCCAGCAGTCCGGCGTGGTCACCAACGCCCACCGGATCAACGCCGGACAGCACCCCGTCACGGACGGCATGAAGGACTTCTTCCTGTTCGTCGAGGACGACACGGAGGCCGCCGGGCGGCTCACCGTGGATGTGGCGGCTCGTCGTATTCCGGCCCGGTTCGGGCTCGACCCGCGCCGGGACGTCCAGGTGCTCGCGCCCATGCACCGGGGGCCCGCCGGCGCCGGCACGCTCAACGGACTCCTCCAGCAGGCCATCACCCCGGGCCGCCCCGAGGTGCCGGAGAAGCGGTTCGGCGGTCGGGTTTTCCGCGTCGGCGACAAGGTCACCCAGATTCGCAACAATTACGAGAAGGGCAAGAACGGTGTCTTCAACGGCACCGTGGGCGTGGTCACCTCGCTCGACCCGGTCGACCAGCGCCTCACGGTACTGACGGACGAGGACGAGGAGGTTCCGTACGAATTCGACGAACTGGACGAACTGGCACACGCCTACGCGGTGACCATCCATCGTTCGCAGGGGAGTGAATACCCGGCGGTGGTCATCCCGGTGACCACGGGCGCCTGGATGATGCTCCAACGCAACCTGCTCTACACGGCGGTCACCCGCGCCAAGCGGCTGGTCGTCCTCGTCGGTTCCCGCAAGGCGATCGGCCAGGCGGTGCGCACGGTGTCGGCGGGACGCCGCTGCACGGCCCTGGACTTCAGGCTCGCGGAAAAATGA
- a CDS encoding citrate synthase, producing the protein MSDNSVVLRYDGSEYTYPVIDSTVGDKGFDIGKLRTQTGLVTLDSGYGNTAAYKSAITYLDGEAGILRYRGYPIEQLAERSTFLEVAYLLINGELPTVDQLTGFRNDITQHTLLHEDVKNFYKGFPRDAHPMAMLSSVVSALSTFYQDSHNPFDERQRNLSTIRLLAKLPTIAAYAYKKSIGHPFVYPRNDLGYVENFLRMTFSVPAQEYELDPIVVAALDKLLILHADHEQNCSTSTVRLVGSSQANMFASISAGINALWGPLHGGANQSVLEMLEGIRDSGGDVDSFIRKVKNKEDGVRLMGFGHRVYKNFDPRAKIIKAAAHDVLSALGKSDELLDIALKLEEHALSDDYFVSRSLYPNVDFYTGLIYRAMGFPTEMFTVLFALGRLPGWIAQWHEMIKEPGSRIGRPRQIYTGVVERDFVPVEER; encoded by the coding sequence GTGAGCGACAACTCTGTAGTACTGCGGTACGACGGCAGCGAGTACACCTACCCGGTGATCGACAGCACCGTCGGGGACAAGGGCTTCGACATCGGAAAGCTCCGGACCCAGACCGGTCTCGTGACCCTGGACAGCGGTTACGGCAACACCGCCGCCTATAAATCCGCCATCACCTATCTGGATGGCGAGGCCGGCATCCTCCGCTACCGCGGTTACCCGATCGAGCAGCTGGCCGAGCGCTCCACCTTCCTGGAGGTGGCCTACCTGCTGATCAACGGTGAGCTGCCGACCGTCGACCAGCTCACCGGCTTCAGGAACGACATCACGCAGCACACCCTGCTGCACGAGGACGTCAAGAACTTCTACAAGGGCTTCCCCCGCGACGCCCACCCGATGGCCATGCTGTCGTCGGTCGTCTCGGCGCTGTCCACCTTCTACCAGGACAGCCACAACCCGTTCGACGAGCGGCAGCGCAACCTCTCCACCATCCGCCTGCTCGCCAAGCTCCCGACGATCGCGGCGTACGCGTACAAGAAGTCGATCGGTCACCCGTTCGTCTACCCGCGCAACGACCTCGGTTACGTCGAGAACTTCCTGCGCATGACCTTCTCGGTCCCCGCCCAGGAGTACGAGCTCGACCCGATCGTGGTCGCCGCGCTGGACAAGCTGCTGATCCTGCATGCGGACCACGAGCAGAACTGCTCGACCTCCACGGTCCGCCTGGTCGGCTCCTCGCAGGCGAACATGTTCGCCTCGATCTCCGCCGGCATCAACGCCCTGTGGGGCCCGCTGCACGGCGGCGCCAACCAGTCCGTGCTGGAGATGCTGGAGGGCATCCGCGACTCCGGCGGTGACGTCGACTCCTTCATCCGCAAGGTGAAGAACAAGGAGGACGGCGTCCGTCTGATGGGCTTCGGCCACCGGGTCTACAAGAACTTCGACCCGCGCGCCAAGATCATCAAGGCTGCCGCGCACGACGTCCTGTCCGCCCTCGGCAAGTCCGACGAACTGCTGGACATCGCGCTGAAGCTGGAGGAGCACGCGCTCTCCGACGACTACTTCGTCTCGCGCAGCCTCTACCCGAACGTCGACTTCTACACCGGTCTGATCTACCGGGCGATGGGCTTCCCGACCGAGATGTTCACGGTCCTGTTCGCCCTCGGCCGGCTGCCGGGCTGGATCGCCCAGTGGCACGAGATGATCAAGGAGCCGGGCTCCCGTATCGGCCGCCCGCGGCAGATCTACACGGGCGTCGTCGAGCGCGACTTCGTCCCGGTCGAGGAGCGCTGA